One Anser cygnoides isolate HZ-2024a breed goose chromosome 4, Taihu_goose_T2T_genome, whole genome shotgun sequence genomic region harbors:
- the TMEM128 gene encoding transmembrane protein 128 yields the protein MASPSEKSSPGRPFRSQMQRCHRPSFPAPPPLPGLPKMEAGGERGDPLPRLRRHLRQGAEPRALPLQPPLRGGGTAEECAAVEKKKKPSPRLNIHSAFWILASIAVTYYFDFLKSVKEAIQADSWWFVTGSCLLAACLSVAFYCIIYLEWYRGIEDYDVRYPILIPISTTTFIAAAICFNVALWPVWSFMTPLLLFIQFMGVVMLVSLLG from the exons ATGGCTTCCCCCTCTGAGAAGAGCAGCCCGGGCCGCCCTTTCCGCTCGCAAATGCAGCGCTGCCACCGCCCTTCCTttcccgccccgccgccgctgccggggCTGCCCAAGATGGAGGCGGGCGGGGAGCGAGGGGACCCGCTGCCCAGGCTCCGGCGCCATTTGCGGCAAGGGGCAGAGCCCCGCGCCCTGCCGCTGCAGCCGCCGCTCCGGGGCGGCGGGACGGCCG AAGAGTGTGCAGCTgtagagaagaagaagaagcctTCTCCTAGGCTGAATATTCATTCTGCATTCTGGATTTTGGCTTCAATTGCTGTGACGTATTactttgactttttaaaatctgttaagGAAGCTATTCAAGCAGATAG TTGGTGGTTTGTCACTGGCAGTTGCTTATTGGCTGCTTGTTTATCTGTTGCCTTTTACTGCATAATATATCTTGAGTGGTATCGTGGAATTGAGGACTACGATGTGCGGTATCCCATACTGATACCTATCTCAACAACCACTTTTATTGCAGCAGCAATTTG tttcaaCGTTGCCTTATGGCCTGTTTGGTCGTTTATGACACCTTTGTTGCTCTTCATTCAGTTTATGGGTGTTGTGATGCTTGTGTCACTCCTGGGATAA